A part of Gramella sp. MAR_2010_147 genomic DNA contains:
- a CDS encoding PD-(D/E)XK nuclease family protein, protein MESFIREVLQKLKNTNTPLSEICFILPSKRAGSYLLKELSSISDKNIFSPTIYSIEEFTEVIANLDTIDNTISLFEFYEVYKDLTPKDNQEDFETFITWAQSLIHDFNEIDRYLIDYKPFFNYLSGIQDINHWYLKEEKTDLIKRYLEFWKNLPNYYQALSNRLLSRGQAYQGLIYRRAAENIKDYAATKNQKHVFIGFNALNASEQLIIQKLLQADLAEVYWDLDKTFFTDPDHGASIFIRDYLKNWQYYQDNEPNDFTSNFKNGKNIELIGVPKNIGQAKYLGEILTDLSAGELENTAIVLGEEELLLPVLNSLPEEIKDLNITMGFPVKNAPVNSLFESLFQMHINKTGTYYYKDVISIINHPVLNPVLKNSADELMIRINSENLVYLEAKSIASHFPKEIEKLISACFIPKEDSVSSFIADIQIIIQELKIYLKQEEDKIGLEFLYHFHVLFNKLQNLNESYPHLKTIKSLYGFYRELVSTETLDFQGRPFQGLQLMGMLESRALDFDTVIITSLNEGVLPAGKSDNSFIPYDLKQEYKLPTYREKDAVYTYHFYRLLQRAKNVFLLYNTEADGLNSGEKSRFITQLEIENLKSHSLRKLLISPEVSVTKKNLKEIKKTPQMMEKLRSLANSGFSPSALTTYIRNPVDFYHQYVLGVKDQEEVEETVAFNTLGTVVHNALENLYKPLEGKFITEEIIQDFIKKADREIINEFYETYSKIPLEKGKNLLIFEVAKRYLHNFLRFELKRIKAGQEIKIVQIEKDLKVKFPLEKLPFSVYLRGKVDRLESTNGIPRIIDYKTGKVESKHLNVTDWQEITKDYDNYSKSFQVLTYASLIALEKGLKFPAEAGIISFKNLKSGFLKFEKKEAGSKQKDSLITEETLELFQGELKKLIMEICNPEIPFIEKEIKKKYGSF, encoded by the coding sequence ATGGAATCTTTTATACGCGAAGTTTTACAGAAACTTAAAAACACCAATACTCCGCTATCTGAAATTTGCTTTATACTTCCCAGTAAGCGAGCGGGCTCTTACCTTTTAAAAGAGCTTTCTTCCATTTCAGATAAGAACATCTTTTCTCCAACCATTTATAGCATTGAAGAGTTTACAGAAGTAATAGCTAATCTGGATACTATAGATAATACGATTAGTTTATTTGAATTTTATGAGGTTTACAAAGATCTTACTCCAAAAGATAATCAGGAAGATTTTGAAACCTTTATCACATGGGCACAAAGCCTTATTCATGATTTTAATGAAATAGATCGCTATCTAATAGATTACAAGCCATTTTTCAATTACCTCTCCGGAATTCAGGACATTAACCATTGGTATTTAAAAGAAGAAAAAACAGATCTTATTAAAAGATACCTGGAGTTCTGGAAAAATCTTCCAAACTATTACCAGGCACTATCCAACCGACTACTTTCCAGGGGGCAGGCTTATCAGGGACTCATTTACAGAAGAGCCGCAGAAAATATAAAAGACTATGCTGCCACTAAAAACCAAAAACATGTATTCATTGGTTTCAATGCCTTAAATGCTTCTGAACAATTAATTATTCAGAAATTACTGCAGGCAGATCTCGCAGAAGTTTATTGGGACTTAGACAAAACATTCTTTACTGATCCAGATCACGGGGCATCCATTTTTATACGAGATTATTTAAAAAACTGGCAATATTACCAGGATAATGAACCAAATGATTTTACGAGTAATTTTAAAAATGGAAAAAATATTGAGCTCATTGGAGTTCCAAAAAATATAGGTCAGGCAAAATATCTGGGAGAAATTTTAACCGATCTTTCAGCCGGTGAATTAGAAAATACAGCCATCGTTCTTGGGGAAGAAGAGTTGCTTTTACCTGTATTAAATTCCTTACCAGAAGAAATCAAAGATCTGAATATCACCATGGGATTTCCGGTGAAAAATGCGCCTGTAAATTCGCTTTTTGAAAGTCTTTTTCAAATGCATATCAATAAAACAGGCACATATTATTACAAAGATGTAATTTCAATCATCAATCATCCGGTGCTTAATCCTGTTCTGAAAAATTCTGCAGATGAGTTAATGATCAGGATCAATTCAGAAAACTTGGTTTATCTGGAAGCGAAAAGTATTGCCAGTCATTTTCCCAAGGAAATTGAAAAATTGATTTCTGCCTGTTTCATCCCAAAGGAAGATTCAGTTTCATCATTTATTGCAGATATTCAAATCATCATTCAGGAACTAAAAATTTATTTGAAACAGGAGGAGGATAAAATAGGACTGGAATTTTTATATCATTTTCATGTATTATTTAACAAACTTCAGAACCTCAACGAATCTTATCCTCACCTAAAAACCATTAAATCGCTTTATGGTTTTTACCGAGAGTTGGTTAGCACCGAAACTCTCGATTTTCAGGGACGCCCATTTCAAGGGCTTCAACTTATGGGAATGCTTGAATCTCGTGCCCTGGATTTTGATACGGTGATCATAACCTCTCTAAATGAAGGTGTTTTACCTGCAGGAAAATCTGATAACTCCTTTATTCCTTACGATCTTAAACAGGAATATAAACTACCTACTTATCGCGAAAAAGACGCAGTTTATACATACCACTTTTATAGACTGCTACAAAGAGCAAAAAACGTATTCCTTCTTTATAATACCGAAGCTGACGGATTAAATTCAGGTGAGAAAAGCAGGTTTATTACACAATTAGAAATTGAAAACCTCAAATCGCATAGCCTTAGAAAATTACTGATAAGCCCCGAAGTTAGTGTAACCAAAAAAAACCTGAAAGAAATAAAAAAGACTCCTCAAATGATGGAAAAATTACGGTCTCTGGCTAATTCCGGCTTTTCACCTTCAGCACTTACCACCTATATTCGAAATCCAGTGGATTTCTATCACCAATATGTTTTAGGCGTAAAAGATCAGGAAGAAGTTGAAGAGACTGTGGCATTCAATACCCTGGGAACGGTGGTTCATAATGCACTTGAAAATCTTTATAAACCACTTGAAGGCAAATTTATTACCGAAGAGATCATTCAGGATTTCATAAAAAAAGCAGATAGGGAAATTATAAATGAATTCTACGAGACCTACAGTAAAATACCTCTGGAAAAAGGAAAAAATCTGCTCATTTTTGAAGTAGCTAAACGTTATTTACACAATTTCCTGAGATTTGAGTTAAAGAGAATTAAAGCTGGGCAAGAAATTAAAATAGTACAAATAGAAAAAGACCTTAAAGTAAAATTTCCTCTCGAAAAATTGCCTTTTTCAGTTTATCTTCGCGGCAAGGTTGACCGTTTGGAAAGCACCAATGGAATCCCCAGAATTATAGATTACAAGACTGGGAAAGTGGAGTCAAAACATCTTAACGTTACTGATTGGCAGGAAATAACAAAAGATTATGACAATTACTCTAAAAGTTTTCAGGTTTTAACTTATGCGTCCTTGATTGCGCTAGAGAAAGGTCTTAAATTCCCGGCCGAAGCCGGAATTATATCCTTTAAAAATTTAAAATCTGGATTTTTAAAGTTTGAAAAGAAAGAAGCAGGTTCAAAACAAAAAGATTCTCTTATAACTGAAGAAACTTTAGAACTGTTTCAGGGTGAATTAAAGAAATTAATTATGGAGATCTGCAATCCGGAGATTCCATTTATAGAAAAGGAAATTAAAAAGAAATATGGAAGTTTCTAA
- the kbl gene encoding glycine C-acetyltransferase: MYGKIKEHLEREIEEIKNDGLYKRERIITGAQDAVIKISTGQEVINFCANNYLGLSSHPEVIQAAKDTMDTHGFGMSSVRFICGTQDIHKELEEKISDFYGTEDTILYAACFDANGGIFEPLLTKDDAIISDSLNHASIIDGVRLCKAARYRYENGNMEDLEKQLQDANEKGARFKLIVTDGVFSMDGLVAPLDKICDLADKYDALVMIDECHATGFIGENGIGTLEEKGVLDRVDIITGTLGKALGGAMGGYTTAKKEIIEILRQRSRPYLFSNSLAPAIVGASIKVFDMLKTDDSLRKKLKENTAYFKKGIKDAGFEIIDGEAAIVPVMLHDAKLSQDMADKLLEEGIYVIGFFYPVVPKGKARIRVQLSAAHDQAHLDKAINAFKKVGKELKVI; this comes from the coding sequence ATGTACGGAAAGATAAAAGAACATTTAGAAAGAGAAATTGAGGAGATCAAAAATGATGGTCTTTACAAAAGAGAAAGGATCATTACCGGGGCTCAGGATGCCGTTATAAAAATTTCAACGGGACAGGAAGTGATCAATTTCTGTGCGAACAATTACCTTGGACTATCTTCACACCCTGAAGTTATCCAGGCTGCAAAGGATACCATGGATACTCACGGATTTGGGATGTCCAGTGTACGCTTTATTTGTGGAACTCAGGACATTCACAAAGAGTTAGAAGAAAAGATCTCTGATTTCTACGGAACTGAAGATACCATTTTATACGCTGCCTGCTTTGACGCCAACGGTGGAATCTTTGAACCACTTTTAACCAAAGATGACGCAATTATCTCAGATTCACTTAATCATGCTTCTATCATTGACGGTGTACGCTTATGCAAAGCCGCCAGATACCGATATGAGAATGGAAATATGGAAGACCTGGAAAAGCAATTGCAAGATGCAAATGAAAAAGGGGCCAGATTTAAATTAATCGTGACTGATGGCGTATTCTCTATGGACGGGCTTGTTGCCCCACTTGATAAAATTTGTGACCTGGCAGATAAATATGACGCGCTTGTAATGATTGATGAGTGTCATGCAACAGGATTTATAGGAGAAAACGGAATAGGCACCCTTGAAGAGAAAGGAGTTTTAGACCGTGTAGATATTATCACCGGTACGCTGGGAAAAGCACTTGGTGGCGCAATGGGTGGTTATACTACGGCAAAAAAGGAGATTATTGAGATATTAAGACAGAGATCCAGACCTTATTTGTTTTCAAATTCTCTGGCACCGGCAATTGTTGGAGCTTCCATCAAAGTATTTGATATGCTCAAAACCGATGACAGTCTTCGTAAAAAATTAAAAGAGAATACAGCATACTTTAAAAAAGGAATTAAAGATGCCGGATTTGAAATTATTGATGGCGAAGCAGCAATTGTTCCGGTAATGCTTCATGATGCCAAATTATCACAAGATATGGCCGATAAATTACTGGAAGAAGGTATTTATGTAATTGGGTTCTTTTATCCGGTGGTACCTAAAGGAAAAGCAAGAATTAGAGTGCAACTTTCTGCAGCTCATGATCAAGCACATTTAGATAAAGCTATAAATGCATTTAAAAAAGTTGGTAAGGAACTAAAGGTGATATAA
- a CDS encoding OmpA family protein — MKHLSKIVLATLLIFGFTSVKAQDADNPWAIGIGTNAVDFYPTGEDAPLGGMFDEYFNTGDHWNILPAVSKLSVSRYIGGGFVGELSGSINQIDKYGDRSVGDLSYYAVDLGLDYSLRALLNDGWIDPVLGVGGGYTWIGDQDGSDIENLDAATLNGKAGLNFWFSDNLALTLESKYKHVLESETGSHFQHAAGIKFVFGGTDTDGDGIYDKDDECPEQPGLEEFNGCPDTDGDGIEDRQDKCPNEAGLAEFDGCPDSDGDGVADPDDECPEVAGLAEMNGCPDADGDGVRDDEDNCPEEAGPAENDGCPWPDTDGDGILDKDDECPEEAGPAASNGCPEPTAEVISELNEYSKTVLFDLNKATIRSESEEALQSIHDIMHEYSTTIFHIEGHTDSSGSDAYNMKLSKERAASVKNWLEQNGIPANRLTSEGYGETQPIATNSTAQGRQDNRRVEISLDKDKEMKDKSGEEEMN; from the coding sequence ATGAAACATCTTAGCAAAATTGTACTGGCCACATTACTGATATTTGGCTTTACTTCGGTTAAGGCACAGGATGCTGACAACCCATGGGCAATTGGTATTGGTACCAATGCAGTTGATTTTTATCCTACAGGGGAAGATGCGCCTCTTGGTGGTATGTTCGATGAATACTTCAACACTGGAGATCACTGGAACATTTTACCGGCAGTATCTAAATTATCTGTATCAAGGTATATAGGTGGTGGATTCGTTGGAGAACTAAGTGGTTCTATCAACCAAATTGACAAGTATGGAGATAGATCTGTTGGAGATCTTTCTTACTATGCGGTAGATCTTGGATTAGACTACAGCCTTAGAGCACTATTAAATGATGGATGGATTGATCCAGTTCTAGGTGTTGGTGGTGGTTACACTTGGATTGGTGATCAAGATGGATCTGATATCGAAAACCTTGATGCCGCTACTCTTAACGGAAAAGCCGGGTTAAATTTCTGGTTTTCTGATAATCTAGCTTTGACTTTAGAATCTAAATATAAGCATGTATTAGAATCTGAAACTGGTTCTCATTTCCAGCACGCTGCAGGAATCAAGTTTGTCTTTGGAGGAACTGATACTGATGGTGACGGAATCTATGATAAAGATGACGAATGTCCAGAACAACCAGGTCTTGAAGAATTCAATGGTTGTCCTGATACTGACGGTGACGGAATCGAAGATCGTCAGGATAAATGTCCAAACGAAGCTGGTCTTGCTGAATTTGACGGATGTCCAGATTCTGATGGTGATGGTGTAGCCGATCCTGATGATGAATGTCCTGAAGTTGCTGGTCTTGCTGAAATGAACGGTTGTCCTGATGCTGACGGTGATGGAGTAAGAGATGATGAAGATAACTGTCCTGAAGAAGCTGGTCCTGCTGAAAATGATGGATGCCCATGGCCTGATACTGATGGTGACGGAATCCTAGATAAAGATGATGAGTGTCCTGAAGAAGCTGGTCCTGCTGCATCTAATGGATGTCCAGAACCAACTGCAGAGGTTATTTCTGAATTGAATGAATACTCTAAGACTGTACTTTTTGACCTTAATAAAGCTACAATCAGATCAGAATCTGAAGAAGCTCTTCAGTCAATCCACGATATCATGCATGAATATTCTACTACTATCTTCCACATTGAAGGACATACAGATAGTTCAGGTAGTGATGCTTATAACATGAAGCTTTCAAAAGAAAGAGCAGCTTCTGTAAAGAACTGGTTAGAACAAAACGGAATTCCTGCAAACAGATTAACTTCTGAAGGTTATGGTGAAACTCAGCCAATTGCTACTAACAGTACTGCCCAAGGAAGACAGGATAACAGACGTGTAGAGATCTCTCTTGATAAAGACAAAGAGATGAAAGACAAGTCTGGTGAAGAAGAAATGAACTAA